The following proteins are co-located in the Castor canadensis chromosome 5, mCasCan1.hap1v2, whole genome shotgun sequence genome:
- the LOC141423232 gene encoding uncharacterized protein: MVGQGGPGGGQQFQYWPFSSSDLYNWRTQNPPFSEDPKCLIDLLESIMHTHRPTWDDCHQLLNTLFTTEERECILNEARKNVLGDNGRPTTLQPAIDEAFPLRRPDWDFGTAEGRERLRIYRQTLMAGLRAAARRPTNFAKVKAVVQRENESPAGFLERLYEAYRQYTPIDPEADLHRSAVVLSFINQAAPDIRRKLNKQENLGEMTIREMLQVAEKVFTARETPEEREERRRKEDREAQEKLRKEDWEFQAKENRKQQREMARIFLAGVRDQPREGGHARTPDKEHYFYCKETGHWKRECPKLKGRREFGRRPGENRERERAVEQARVLLAGEED; the protein is encoded by the coding sequence atggtgggccaagggggaccgggaggagggcaacagtttcagtactggcccttctcctccagtgatctatataactggaggacgcagaacccgcccttttctgaagaccccaagtgtctcatagatctcttggagtccatcatgcatacacaccgtcccacttgggatgactgtcatcagctgctcaatactctttttacgacggaggaacgagagtgcatcctcaacgaagcaaggaagaacgtcttgggggataatgggagacccacaactctccaaccggccatagacgaggcttttcccctacgccgccctgattgggatttcgggaccgcagaaggtagggagcgtcttcggatctaccgccagactcttatggccggtctccgagcggccgctagaaggcccaccaattttgcaaaagtgaaagcagtcgttcaaagggaaaacgaaagcccggctggtttcttagagcgcctctatgaggcataccgtcagtacacccctattgaccctgaggcggacctccaccggtctgctgtggtactctcattcattaatcaggcagctccagacattaggagaaaactcaataaacaggaaaacttaggggagatgactataagggaaatgctacaggtagcggaaaaggtctttaccgctagggaaactccagaagaaagggaggaaagacggagaaaggaagacagggaggcccaggagaaattgagaaaggaggactgggagttccaggctaaggaaaaccgaaagcaacagagagaaatggcccgtattttcctagcgggtgtccgggaccaacccagggaagggggccacgccaggaccccggataaggaacactatttttactgtaaggaaactgggcattggaagagagaatgtcctaagttaaagggaagaagagagtttggaaggagaccgggggaaaacagggaaagggaacgagcagtagagcaggccagagtcctcctagccggagaagaggactga